One region of Neorhodopirellula lusitana genomic DNA includes:
- a CDS encoding alpha-L-fucosidase — MKPCNVILIALLQVSLLATPAVMATADQPTGGTTTLNSPDDSHMEWWRDARFGMFIHWGLYSIQGGDWKGKDYGKEQGGASAEWLMNSAKIPGPEYRKALAPQFNPTDFDAAEWVSTAKEAGMKYVVITSKHHDGFCLFDTEATDYNVMDATPFKRDIIKELSEECAKQGLKFGVYYSQFKDWYHRSFQRKPGILNNEEYLDLVEKNLDELLSNYGDMAVLWFDVGGNNVIEADQQGARVRELQPNAVICSRLYSRKVPEGKRKYADFESLPDRMLPTERMTQDTETCMTMRHNWGFDRNDDHWKSSKDIIEFLALCGARGVNLLLNVGPNPEGNLLPEETERLQEVGQWMKTNGESIYGTSYSPVDFDFWWGAMTQKDQTVYLHVLEWKPEGIEFNGIVGKPAKAYFLADPARKALPVTYEASGHVTKIEVPANAPDPRDTVIAVEYDAPVVTDSDAKGKYHWYTSRSRRHTEIRKRANAGKHALPEAVTGK; from the coding sequence ATGAAACCGTGCAACGTAATCCTGATCGCCCTGCTGCAAGTGAGCCTCTTGGCGACTCCTGCGGTGATGGCAACCGCTGACCAACCAACCGGCGGCACCACCACGCTCAACAGCCCCGATGACTCCCATATGGAGTGGTGGCGTGATGCCCGTTTCGGGATGTTCATTCACTGGGGGCTCTACTCGATCCAAGGGGGCGATTGGAAAGGCAAGGATTATGGCAAGGAACAAGGTGGCGCCAGTGCAGAATGGCTGATGAACAGTGCCAAAATTCCTGGACCGGAGTATCGCAAGGCACTCGCACCCCAATTCAATCCAACGGACTTCGATGCGGCGGAGTGGGTGTCGACCGCGAAGGAAGCCGGTATGAAATACGTGGTGATCACCTCCAAGCACCATGATGGTTTTTGTTTGTTTGATACAGAGGCGACCGACTACAACGTGATGGACGCGACACCTTTCAAACGCGATATCATCAAGGAACTTTCAGAGGAGTGCGCCAAGCAAGGGTTGAAGTTTGGTGTCTACTATTCCCAGTTCAAGGATTGGTATCACCGCTCCTTTCAACGGAAGCCGGGGATCTTGAACAATGAAGAGTATCTCGACTTGGTCGAAAAGAACCTGGATGAGTTACTGTCCAACTATGGCGACATGGCGGTCTTGTGGTTTGATGTCGGCGGCAACAACGTCATCGAAGCCGATCAGCAGGGGGCGCGGGTTCGCGAACTGCAGCCCAATGCAGTGATTTGTAGTCGCCTCTACAGTCGCAAAGTGCCTGAAGGCAAACGCAAGTATGCCGACTTTGAATCGCTTCCCGATCGCATGCTTCCGACGGAGCGAATGACGCAAGACACCGAGACTTGCATGACCATGCGTCACAACTGGGGCTTCGACCGCAATGACGATCACTGGAAAAGCTCCAAGGACATCATTGAATTCTTGGCATTGTGCGGCGCGCGTGGCGTGAATCTGCTTCTCAACGTGGGACCGAACCCAGAAGGCAACTTGTTGCCGGAGGAAACCGAACGCCTGCAGGAAGTTGGACAATGGATGAAGACAAACGGCGAGTCAATCTACGGCACCAGCTACTCGCCCGTTGACTTCGACTTTTGGTGGGGCGCCATGACCCAAAAGGACCAGACCGTCTACTTACACGTCTTGGAATGGAAACCGGAAGGCATTGAATTCAACGGGATCGTCGGTAAGCCAGCCAAGGCTTACTTCCTGGCGGATCCGGCACGCAAGGCCTTGCCGGTGACTTACGAAGCAAGCGGCCACGTCACCAAGATTGAAGTGCCGGCCAACGCACCCGACCCACGAGACACGGTGATTGCGGTAGAGTACGACGCTCCTGTCGTGACCGATTCCGACGCAAAGGGCAAGTACCACTGGTACACCTCACGAAGCCGTCGTCATACCGAAATTCGCAAGCGCGCAAACGCTGGAAAACACGCACTGCCCGAAGCCGTGACAGGAAAGTAA
- a CDS encoding sulfatase family protein yields the protein MKTFFHPLLPAPALLCLIGIATLAAPPATANDPTRKPNIVYILADDLGYGDVHCLNPERCKITTPHMDQLAADGIIFTDAHSSSSVCTPTRYSILTGRYNWRSKKQGGVLHGFDQPLIAPDRVTVAGFLKEQGYNTACIGKWHLGLGLPTIDGKATRGKNADNVDWRGRINGGPVDLGFDYYCGISASLDMPPYIFIENDHFVGEATATKEFHPRRVGPAHPDLEAVDVLPEISRQTVQYIQRQQADNPFFMYVALTSPHTPLVPSKEWQGKSQLGTYGDFVMQTDAIIGEITTAVDASRFAENTMIIVTSDNGCSAKPAKASELQKAGHYPSGEFRGYKSDLWDGGHRVPFIVRWPAGVEAGSVSDQTICLTDLMATSAELAGSSMPQSIGEDSVSFAPALKGKPIVSSRQGVIHHSISGRFAYRQGKWKLLLTAGSGGWTKEKMPPGTTRQLYDMEADPGEQVNLYAKHPEVAQRLLAQLQSDVRRGRSTDGPDLSNDVQVKLKAR from the coding sequence ATGAAAACGTTCTTCCATCCATTGCTACCGGCACCGGCACTCCTGTGTCTTATCGGTATCGCAACGCTCGCCGCGCCACCTGCAACCGCAAATGACCCAACTCGGAAGCCGAACATTGTTTACATCCTCGCGGATGACCTCGGCTACGGTGACGTGCATTGCTTGAATCCCGAGCGTTGTAAAATCACGACCCCGCACATGGATCAACTGGCGGCCGACGGCATCATCTTCACCGATGCGCACTCCAGCTCATCGGTTTGCACGCCAACGCGATACAGCATCTTGACCGGGCGTTACAACTGGCGGTCAAAGAAACAAGGCGGCGTGCTGCATGGGTTTGACCAACCGTTGATCGCTCCCGATCGCGTAACCGTCGCAGGCTTTCTAAAAGAGCAGGGCTACAACACGGCCTGCATAGGAAAATGGCACCTGGGTCTGGGGCTCCCCACCATCGACGGGAAAGCCACGAGAGGGAAGAACGCCGACAACGTAGACTGGCGGGGACGGATCAACGGCGGCCCCGTCGACTTAGGATTTGACTACTACTGCGGAATCTCTGCTTCACTCGACATGCCGCCCTACATTTTCATCGAAAATGACCACTTTGTTGGTGAAGCCACCGCAACCAAAGAATTCCACCCAAGACGCGTCGGGCCGGCTCATCCCGACTTGGAGGCAGTCGATGTGTTACCCGAGATCAGCCGCCAAACGGTGCAATACATCCAGCGGCAACAAGCGGACAATCCGTTTTTCATGTATGTCGCACTCACGTCGCCCCACACGCCTCTTGTGCCGTCCAAAGAATGGCAAGGAAAAAGCCAACTGGGAACGTACGGTGATTTTGTTATGCAGACGGATGCTATCATCGGTGAAATCACAACTGCGGTAGACGCTTCGCGGTTCGCTGAAAATACCATGATCATCGTGACCAGCGACAATGGATGTTCCGCCAAACCGGCGAAGGCTAGCGAACTACAAAAAGCGGGCCATTATCCCAGCGGCGAATTTCGGGGTTACAAATCGGACTTGTGGGACGGTGGACACCGCGTCCCGTTCATTGTTCGCTGGCCGGCCGGTGTGGAAGCTGGAAGCGTTAGCGATCAAACGATCTGCCTGACCGATTTAATGGCAACAAGCGCCGAATTGGCTGGCTCATCAATGCCTCAGTCAATCGGCGAAGACAGCGTCAGCTTTGCACCGGCGTTGAAAGGCAAACCGATTGTGTCATCGCGACAGGGGGTGATCCACCATTCGATCAGCGGAAGATTTGCGTACCGCCAAGGCAAATGGAAACTACTGTTAACCGCCGGATCCGGTGGCTGGACCAAAGAAAAAATGCCGCCAGGAACGACTCGCCAACTTTACGACATGGAGGCCGATCCGGGCGAACAGGTTAACCTCTATGCCAAACATCCAGAGGTCGCTCAGCGGCTGCTTGCCCAACTTCAGTCGGATGTCCGTCGCGGTCGTAGCACCGACGGCCCAGATCTTTCAAACGATGTCCAAGTGAAGCTCAAAGCGAGGTAG
- a CDS encoding sigma-54-dependent transcriptional regulator, protein MHILFADDEKSLQEVMRKELPKLGYRVTICPDGLTALETLKTERIDCLLVDLHMPGLTGIEVIEKAREIRPDVEAIIMTANPDMESAIQAIEYGTFMYLTKPTRLSEIATILGRVSERRKGKRMMTALMHRLQRAEGQGDLIGSHSSMEAVRKLIGRVSPTDSTVLIRGETGCGKELVARAIHEQSLRAEKPFVAVNCGALPETLIESELFGHVKGAFTGADTARVGLFEVASGGTLFLDEIGELPLAVQAKLLRVLETGDIRRLGDNESIHVDVRIVCATHRDLDKMVGEQTFREDLMFRINTFELRVPPLRERLDDLVSLANHLIRRNRRDGVDDQLFTPEAIAELKRHQWPGNVRELANVIEHASVLCDALPVGVEDLPSHFNQRKLRDDLIGSSPMSLREIEQLAIERSMKRLDGNKKAVAEELGVSLKTLYNRLNDAAPADAEAA, encoded by the coding sequence ATGCACATCCTGTTCGCCGATGACGAGAAAAGTCTGCAGGAAGTCATGCGGAAAGAGTTGCCTAAGTTGGGCTACCGAGTGACGATCTGTCCGGACGGACTGACCGCTTTGGAAACTTTGAAGACAGAACGCATCGATTGTCTTTTGGTCGACCTTCACATGCCCGGATTGACGGGTATCGAAGTGATTGAAAAGGCTCGTGAAATCCGCCCGGATGTCGAGGCGATCATCATGACGGCCAACCCGGACATGGAGAGCGCGATTCAGGCAATCGAATACGGTACGTTCATGTACCTGACCAAGCCGACGCGATTGTCGGAAATCGCGACGATCTTGGGGCGGGTCAGTGAACGCCGTAAAGGCAAACGCATGATGACGGCGTTGATGCATCGCTTGCAACGCGCCGAAGGTCAAGGCGACCTGATCGGCTCGCACTCTTCCATGGAAGCGGTTCGTAAGTTGATCGGGCGAGTATCGCCCACCGATTCAACCGTCTTGATTCGCGGTGAAACCGGTTGTGGGAAAGAGTTGGTGGCACGTGCGATCCACGAACAAAGCTTGCGAGCGGAAAAGCCCTTCGTCGCCGTTAACTGTGGAGCGCTGCCCGAGACGCTTATCGAAAGTGAATTGTTCGGTCACGTGAAAGGTGCGTTCACCGGTGCCGATACGGCGCGCGTGGGACTCTTTGAGGTCGCCAGCGGCGGAACGTTGTTCTTAGACGAAATCGGCGAGTTGCCACTGGCTGTGCAGGCAAAATTGTTGCGTGTTCTCGAAACGGGCGACATCCGCCGGCTCGGTGACAACGAAAGCATCCATGTGGATGTTCGGATCGTTTGTGCGACTCACCGTGACTTGGACAAGATGGTCGGCGAACAAACGTTCCGCGAGGATTTGATGTTCCGAATCAATACCTTTGAGTTGCGGGTGCCACCGCTTCGAGAGCGACTCGACGACTTGGTCTCTTTGGCCAATCACTTGATACGGCGCAATCGTCGTGATGGAGTGGATGACCAACTTTTCACGCCTGAAGCGATTGCCGAACTTAAACGACATCAGTGGCCAGGAAACGTGCGAGAGCTTGCTAACGTGATCGAACATGCGTCGGTGCTGTGCGATGCGTTGCCTGTCGGCGTGGAGGACTTGCCGTCGCACTTCAATCAACGCAAATTGCGTGACGACTTGATTGGTTCATCGCCCATGTCCCTTCGCGAGATCGAGCAGCTGGCGATTGAGCGATCCATGAAGCGTCTGGATGGCAACAAGAAAGCCGTGGCGGAAGAACTTGGTGTCAGCCTCAAGACGCTCTACAACCGCCTCAACGATGCCGCTCCGGCGGACGCCGAGGCTGCTTAG
- a CDS encoding sensor histidine kinase, which yields MISFAKGFSFSRAKPLSGPACAAESGAASVWFDPAGEHSEDLSGSFTGQNQDGGNGVEPSSEDSIFTQTSGASESGIWKRGVPVTGLLQRYSIRGKLFLGIVMLVVTIITLTVVGLYGFYRYRDLADAISERATELPMATHLSQWAATARDSNTRICQMKAREGMIDSSVLAVSDLQLERAHFAQAMLELSLIVNRYGDAIGVSCSSCDYPSSFDVTVASAGPHTDLGPDLPHGPDSLKLFGTTQLSSESTAAVPATGRSVMLIDTDEQRASLKAIGQTIHDIERMRQNPRSLAIFYQNGGNELSAKLARLFEQTNEHLGLIHGQMAEFSDHVRSQHRFGIACSWGALFFATVVTLGMIVYFQWMVIGPFSNLVSGARLVASGEYGHTIDLGRDDEIGELAGILNQMTDRFRKSMMRINDLVHRQEEEIEIRSREVIRNEQLAGVGFLAAGFAHEINNPMAAIAWSAESLESNINDLKMVAPDQRLVDDEMMESLQENLQRIEGEAYRCKSITERMLSFSRVGHVKREIIDVVPLVNDVVELVGTLGKYECENISIDSEGEVMAYANSQEIRQVVLNLVTNAMESVDASGSVTIRLRSQGPLASIAVLDTGCGMSKEVMQHLFEPFYTRRRDGSGTGLGLSISYRIVCQHGGQLIPRSAGVGLGSTMELRLPVDETGAAEPKPIRAPSHAVAWRETAAA from the coding sequence GTGATTTCTTTCGCGAAAGGGTTCTCCTTTTCCCGCGCAAAACCTCTGTCGGGTCCAGCGTGCGCCGCTGAATCGGGGGCTGCATCGGTTTGGTTTGACCCTGCTGGCGAACATTCCGAGGATCTCAGTGGCAGTTTCACTGGACAAAATCAAGATGGTGGGAACGGTGTTGAGCCATCGTCGGAAGACTCGATTTTTACCCAAACATCCGGTGCGTCTGAATCAGGAATTTGGAAGCGTGGCGTTCCCGTTACTGGATTGCTGCAGCGGTATTCGATCCGAGGCAAGCTGTTTTTGGGGATCGTGATGTTGGTCGTGACCATCATCACGCTTACCGTCGTTGGCTTGTATGGCTTTTATCGCTACCGAGACCTGGCCGACGCGATCAGCGAACGTGCGACCGAACTGCCCATGGCGACCCACTTGAGCCAGTGGGCGGCAACGGCACGGGACAGCAACACCCGCATATGCCAGATGAAGGCTCGCGAAGGGATGATCGATTCGTCCGTTTTAGCGGTATCGGATCTGCAGCTCGAACGAGCACACTTCGCCCAGGCGATGCTAGAGCTTTCGCTGATCGTGAACCGGTACGGCGACGCGATCGGCGTTTCCTGTTCGTCATGCGACTATCCCAGTTCATTTGATGTGACGGTGGCGAGCGCGGGGCCGCACACCGACTTGGGGCCTGATCTTCCACACGGTCCTGATTCTCTGAAGCTCTTCGGAACGACCCAGTTAAGTAGTGAGAGTACCGCGGCGGTGCCAGCCACTGGTCGCTCGGTGATGTTGATCGATACCGACGAACAGCGTGCTTCGTTGAAGGCGATTGGACAAACAATTCATGACATCGAGCGGATGCGTCAGAATCCTCGCTCGCTCGCAATCTTTTACCAAAATGGCGGCAACGAGCTTTCCGCCAAGCTCGCTAGATTGTTCGAGCAAACGAACGAACACTTGGGGCTGATCCACGGTCAAATGGCTGAATTCAGTGATCACGTTCGTTCTCAGCATCGTTTTGGGATCGCGTGTTCCTGGGGTGCGTTGTTTTTCGCAACCGTGGTCACCTTGGGGATGATCGTGTATTTCCAGTGGATGGTGATCGGACCGTTCAGCAATTTGGTCAGCGGTGCTCGTTTGGTTGCCAGTGGTGAATACGGCCACACGATTGATTTAGGACGCGACGATGAGATCGGCGAGCTGGCGGGAATTCTGAATCAGATGACCGACCGGTTCCGAAAGAGCATGATGCGGATCAATGACTTGGTACATCGGCAAGAAGAAGAAATTGAGATCCGGTCACGCGAGGTGATTCGTAATGAGCAACTTGCTGGAGTCGGTTTCCTGGCGGCTGGATTTGCTCATGAGATTAATAATCCCATGGCGGCGATTGCTTGGAGTGCGGAATCGCTTGAGTCGAACATCAATGACTTGAAAATGGTTGCTCCCGATCAACGCCTGGTCGACGACGAAATGATGGAATCACTGCAAGAGAATCTGCAGCGTATCGAAGGTGAAGCCTATCGCTGCAAATCGATTACCGAACGCATGCTTAGTTTTAGCCGCGTCGGACATGTGAAACGCGAGATTATCGACGTCGTGCCGTTGGTGAATGACGTGGTGGAGCTGGTTGGTACCCTCGGCAAATACGAATGCGAAAACATTAGCATCGACAGCGAAGGTGAGGTGATGGCCTACGCGAATTCCCAAGAAATCCGCCAAGTTGTTTTGAACTTGGTTACCAACGCAATGGAAAGCGTGGACGCCAGCGGAAGCGTTACGATTCGATTGCGAAGCCAGGGGCCTTTGGCCAGTATCGCGGTCCTGGATACTGGTTGTGGGATGAGTAAAGAGGTCATGCAGCACCTCTTTGAACCGTTCTACACCCGCCGTCGAGACGGGTCGGGCACAGGGCTGGGGCTCAGCATTTCATACCGAATCGTTTGCCAGCACGGTGGTCAGCTGATTCCACGCAGTGCCGGCGTGGGGCTCGGTTCGACGATGGAGCTGCGATTGCCGGTTGATGAGACCGGAGCCGCTGAACCGAAGCCGATTCGGGCACCGTCGCACGCCGTTGCGTGGCGAGAAACCGCTGCTGCCTGA
- the topA gene encoding type I DNA topoisomerase: MAKSTSKSLVIVESPAKARTIAKFLGSGYQVEASVGHVRDLPGGAKDIPEKFKKEPWAYLGVDVENDFEPVYIVPADKKKQVTKLKQALKDADSLYLATDEDREGEAISWHLHELLKPKVPVHRLVFHEITKEAIQKALSEPRQIDNGLVRAQETRRILDRLYGYDVSQLLWKKVGPGLSAGRVQSVAVRLIVQRERERIAFHDATYWDLEAIFSTSNGDSLPAMLSTVEGRKIPSGKDFDADTGLLTNPQLLQMNEAQSTELAEKLRTEEFKVTKVEVKPFVERPRAPFTTSTLQQEANRKLGFTARRCMQAAQKLYENGYITYMRTDSTTLSNEAINAARDLVKSEYGEKFLHDTVRVYKGKVKNAQEAHEAIRPAGTPFRVPSAVQSELDRDQFRLFELIWKRTVACQMADAKKQRIGVSIEGGDCKFTASGTSILFEGFLRAYVEGSDDPEAELADKERLLPAVNENDALSPQTIDPKSHTTQPPARFSEASLTRMLEEKGIGRPSTYASIIDTIQKRDYVYKKGSALVPSWTAFSVIRLMETHFDALVDYDFTAQMEDFLDTISREEAESLEYLKNFYFGDESAEPQKLCNKDAIGLKNRLASKIEEIDPRLTAKFSLGFPEEGENREEVFVRVGKYGPFLEQGERKAPILDGMAPDEMDLEKAMELFESASREDEPLGTHPESGKPIYMKAGRFGPYIQLGEKDDEEKRNQSIPKSIPAEDVDFDMACKLLSLPRNLGNYPDNNEPIMAHDGRYGPYVKCEKETRSLPAGMSPLEVTFDEAVALLKQPKTRGRAAPKEPIKVFEKKSPVTDQEIKVLEGRYGPYATDGETNASVPRGTDAKELTFEAALDLLAERAAKGPSKKKKKKKKAVKKKATKKKAAKKKTTKKAVKKKAATKATKKKGIIKKSS, from the coding sequence ATGGCTAAATCGACCAGCAAAAGTTTGGTGATCGTCGAATCGCCCGCCAAAGCCCGCACGATTGCGAAGTTTTTGGGCAGCGGATACCAAGTCGAAGCCAGCGTCGGGCACGTTCGCGACCTGCCCGGCGGCGCCAAGGACATCCCGGAAAAGTTCAAGAAGGAGCCCTGGGCCTATTTGGGCGTCGACGTCGAAAACGATTTCGAGCCGGTCTACATTGTTCCGGCGGACAAGAAAAAGCAGGTCACCAAACTTAAACAGGCACTGAAAGACGCCGACAGTCTTTATCTCGCGACCGATGAAGACCGCGAGGGAGAAGCGATTTCGTGGCACCTGCACGAATTGCTGAAGCCAAAGGTGCCCGTCCACCGGCTGGTTTTTCACGAAATTACCAAGGAAGCGATCCAGAAAGCACTCAGCGAACCGCGGCAAATCGATAACGGACTCGTTCGCGCCCAAGAAACACGCCGAATCCTAGACCGCTTGTACGGCTATGACGTTTCCCAGCTGCTGTGGAAAAAGGTCGGCCCGGGTCTATCGGCCGGACGCGTGCAAAGTGTCGCCGTCCGTCTAATTGTCCAGCGAGAACGTGAGCGGATCGCCTTCCATGACGCCACCTACTGGGATTTGGAAGCGATCTTCTCAACCAGCAACGGCGACTCGCTGCCGGCGATGCTCAGCACAGTCGAAGGCCGCAAGATCCCATCGGGCAAGGACTTCGACGCAGACACGGGTTTGTTGACCAACCCGCAATTGCTGCAGATGAACGAGGCCCAATCGACTGAATTGGCCGAGAAGCTTCGCACCGAAGAGTTCAAGGTCACCAAGGTCGAAGTCAAGCCGTTCGTCGAACGCCCCCGTGCCCCCTTCACAACCAGTACGCTGCAACAGGAAGCCAACCGTAAGCTTGGCTTCACCGCTCGACGCTGCATGCAGGCGGCTCAAAAGCTGTACGAAAACGGTTACATCACTTACATGCGTACCGACTCGACGACACTGTCGAACGAGGCAATCAACGCGGCGCGCGATTTGGTGAAGTCCGAATACGGCGAGAAGTTCTTGCACGACACCGTGCGTGTTTACAAAGGCAAGGTCAAGAACGCACAAGAGGCTCACGAAGCAATCCGGCCTGCCGGTACTCCGTTCCGCGTTCCCTCGGCTGTGCAGTCGGAACTGGACCGAGACCAATTCCGTTTGTTCGAACTGATCTGGAAACGAACCGTTGCTTGCCAAATGGCCGACGCCAAAAAGCAACGCATCGGCGTTTCAATCGAAGGCGGCGACTGCAAGTTCACCGCTTCAGGCACGAGCATCCTGTTTGAAGGTTTCTTGCGAGCCTATGTGGAAGGTAGCGACGACCCCGAAGCAGAATTGGCTGACAAAGAGCGTCTGCTGCCCGCGGTCAACGAGAACGATGCCCTCAGCCCACAGACGATCGATCCCAAGAGCCACACCACTCAGCCGCCGGCACGATTCAGCGAAGCGTCGCTAACACGAATGCTGGAAGAAAAGGGCATTGGGCGTCCGAGTACGTACGCCTCGATTATCGACACGATTCAAAAACGCGATTACGTCTACAAAAAGGGCAGTGCGTTGGTCCCCAGCTGGACCGCGTTCAGCGTGATCCGCTTGATGGAAACGCACTTCGATGCGTTGGTCGATTATGACTTCACGGCCCAAATGGAAGACTTCCTGGACACGATCAGCCGCGAAGAAGCGGAGTCGCTGGAATACCTGAAGAACTTCTACTTCGGCGACGAGTCCGCCGAACCTCAAAAGCTCTGCAACAAAGACGCCATCGGGCTGAAGAACCGCTTAGCAAGTAAGATCGAAGAGATCGACCCGCGGCTGACCGCCAAGTTCTCGCTCGGCTTTCCTGAAGAAGGTGAAAACCGGGAAGAGGTCTTCGTCCGAGTCGGTAAGTACGGACCGTTCCTGGAACAAGGCGAACGAAAAGCCCCAATCTTGGACGGTATGGCACCGGACGAGATGGATCTCGAAAAAGCGATGGAGCTGTTTGAGTCCGCATCTCGCGAAGACGAGCCGCTGGGCACACACCCCGAATCGGGCAAGCCGATTTACATGAAAGCAGGCCGCTTCGGACCCTATATCCAGCTGGGCGAAAAGGACGACGAAGAAAAACGGAACCAGTCGATCCCAAAAAGTATTCCTGCCGAAGACGTCGACTTTGACATGGCCTGCAAGCTGTTGTCATTGCCACGGAACTTGGGCAACTACCCTGACAACAACGAACCCATCATGGCCCACGATGGTCGCTATGGGCCGTACGTGAAGTGCGAAAAGGAAACTCGCTCGCTGCCCGCCGGAATGTCACCACTGGAAGTGACCTTCGACGAAGCCGTGGCGCTGCTGAAACAGCCCAAGACACGAGGCCGGGCCGCGCCCAAGGAACCGATCAAGGTCTTCGAAAAGAAGAGCCCGGTCACCGACCAAGAGATCAAGGTTCTGGAAGGACGCTACGGACCTTACGCGACCGATGGCGAAACCAACGCATCTGTCCCTCGCGGTACCGACGCCAAAGAACTGACCTTCGAAGCGGCACTGGACCTGCTTGCCGAGCGGGCAGCCAAGGGACCGTCGAAAAAGAAGAAAAAGAAAAAGAAGGCAGTCAAGAAAAAGGCAACCAAAAAGAAGGCAGCTAAGAAAAAGACGACCAAGAAGGCTGTCAAAAAGAAGGCTGCGACCAAGGCGACCAAGAAAAAGGGCATCATCAAGAAGTCGTCCTGA
- a CDS encoding translation initiation factor, which yields MTRLFSGTPFDIPPQCDDCGKLQSECACTPAEKADAEKKRQRDADRLEPGKQTAKIRIEKRKAKRVVTVVDGLTAKANDLPALLSKLQAKCGAGGTVKADEDRLELQGDHLTSVSQTLRDLGFKVR from the coding sequence ATGACACGTTTATTTTCCGGCACGCCGTTTGACATCCCGCCGCAATGTGACGATTGCGGCAAGCTGCAAAGCGAATGCGCCTGCACTCCCGCTGAGAAAGCCGACGCGGAAAAGAAGCGGCAACGCGACGCGGATCGGCTGGAACCCGGCAAGCAAACCGCCAAGATTCGGATCGAAAAACGCAAAGCAAAGCGTGTCGTCACCGTTGTCGATGGCCTAACCGCCAAAGCCAACGACCTGCCCGCACTGCTTTCCAAATTGCAGGCCAAGTGCGGTGCCGGCGGCACGGTGAAGGCCGATGAAGACCGGCTTGAATTGCAAGGCGATCACCTTACTTCGGTCAGCCAAACGCTGCGAGACCTCGGCTTCAAGGTTCGCTAG
- a CDS encoding HEAT repeat domain-containing protein codes for MKGTQVCELYHADGTVEPIIPISMDADVTTPLVHTTRLASAYRRYLQSADSCRFAHDVDEFYTLSTLKALISRGEVEQRRASALALGMLGDARCVDALGRAISDTDRGVRLVADDSFRAVLVRDAAPMHHQQLLRVMHLNDGGEYAAALSPALILVENAPTYSEAHHQLAICWHGLEDFTRAAQSYQACLWHCRFHYLAWQSLAKIRFLNGNFAKSLDALDYCLDINPDLETARMQRRAIQRQMRQRDI; via the coding sequence ATGAAAGGGACACAAGTTTGTGAACTCTACCACGCTGATGGAACAGTTGAACCGATTATTCCTATTTCAATGGATGCTGACGTGACGACACCGCTTGTTCATACAACCCGACTGGCTTCAGCCTATCGACGCTATTTGCAATCGGCGGACTCGTGTCGTTTTGCCCACGATGTCGACGAGTTTTACACGCTATCCACGCTGAAGGCTTTGATCAGCCGCGGGGAAGTGGAACAGCGACGAGCCTCCGCTTTGGCACTCGGAATGCTGGGCGACGCCCGCTGTGTTGACGCCTTAGGCCGAGCGATTTCAGACACGGATCGCGGCGTGCGTTTGGTCGCCGACGATTCCTTCCGGGCCGTCCTGGTTCGCGATGCCGCCCCGATGCATCACCAACAACTCTTGCGAGTGATGCACCTGAACGATGGTGGCGAGTACGCCGCCGCTCTGTCACCCGCTTTGATCCTGGTCGAGAACGCACCGACCTATTCTGAAGCTCACCATCAGCTGGCAATTTGCTGGCACGGGCTAGAAGACTTCACTCGTGCGGCTCAGTCCTATCAAGCTTGCTTGTGGCATTGCCGGTTCCATTACCTGGCTTGGCAAAGCTTGGCGAAAATCCGGTTCCTGAACGGCAACTTTGCCAAGTCGCTCGATGCCCTGGATTATTGCTTAGACATCAACCCCGATTTGGAAACCGCGCGGATGCAACGCCGGGCAATCCAACGCCAAATGCGACAACGCGACATCTAG